One window of Theropithecus gelada isolate Dixy chromosome 4, Tgel_1.0, whole genome shotgun sequence genomic DNA carries:
- the MRPL18 gene encoding 39S ribosomal protein L18, mitochondrial isoform X3 gives MALRSRFWGFSVCRNPGCRFAALSTSSKPAAKPEVHPVENEAVAPEFTNRNPRNLELLSVARKERGWRTVWPSREFWHRLRVIRTQHHVEALVEHQNGKVVVSASTHETTTKCHERRWCGSTGTSENL, from the exons ATGGCGCTTCGGTCGCGGTTCTGGGGGTTCTCCGTTTGCAGGAACCCTG GGTGCAGGTTCGCAGCCCTCTCAACCAGCTCCAAGCCGGCGGCGAAGCCTGAAGTGCACCCTGTGGAAAATGAAGCTGTCGCCCCAGAGTTCACCAATCGGAACCCCCGGAACCTGGAGCTTCTATCTGTAGCCAGGAAAGAGCGGGGCTGGCGGACGGTGTGGCCCTCCCGTGAGTTCTGGCACAG GTTGCGAGTTATAAGGACTCAGCATCATGTAGAAGCACTTGTGGAGCATCAAAATGGCAAGGTTGTGGTTTCGGCATCCACTC ATGAAACGACTACAAAGTGCCATGAGAGAAGGTGGTGTGGTTCTACGGGAACCTCAGAGAAtctatga
- the MRPL18 gene encoding 39S ribosomal protein L18, mitochondrial isoform X1, with protein sequence MALRSRFWGFSVCRNPGCRFAALSTSSKPAAKPEVHPVENEAVAPEFTNRNPRNLELLSVARKERGWRTVWPSREFWHRLRVIRTQHHVEALVEHQNGKVVVSASTREWAIKKHLYSTRNVVACENIGRVLAQRCLEAGINFMVYQPTPWEAASDSMKRLQSAMREGGVVLREPQRIYE encoded by the exons ATGGCGCTTCGGTCGCGGTTCTGGGGGTTCTCCGTTTGCAGGAACCCTG GGTGCAGGTTCGCAGCCCTCTCAACCAGCTCCAAGCCGGCGGCGAAGCCTGAAGTGCACCCTGTGGAAAATGAAGCTGTCGCCCCAGAGTTCACCAATCGGAACCCCCGGAACCTGGAGCTTCTATCTGTAGCCAGGAAAGAGCGGGGCTGGCGGACGGTGTGGCCCTCCCGTGAGTTCTGGCACAG GTTGCGAGTTATAAGGACTCAGCATCATGTAGAAGCACTTGTGGAGCATCAAAATGGCAAGGTTGTGGTTTCGGCATCCACTCGCGAATGGGCTATTAAAAAGCACCTTTATAGTACCAGAAATGTGGTGGCTTGTGAGAATATAGGACGAGTACTGGCACAGAGATGCTTAGAGGCGGGAATCAACTTCATGGTCTACCAACCAACCCCATGGGAGGCAGCCTCAGACTcg ATGAAACGACTACAAAGTGCCATGAGAGAAGGTGGTGTGGTTCTACGGGAACCTCAGAGAAtctatgaataa
- the MRPL18 gene encoding 39S ribosomal protein L18, mitochondrial isoform X2 → MPQELLGCRFAALSTSSKPAAKPEVHPVENEAVAPEFTNRNPRNLELLSVARKERGWRTVWPSREFWHRLRVIRTQHHVEALVEHQNGKVVVSASTREWAIKKHLYSTRNVVACENIGRVLAQRCLEAGINFMVYQPTPWEAASDSMKRLQSAMREGGVVLREPQRIYE, encoded by the exons ATGCCCCAGGAGCTGTTGG GGTGCAGGTTCGCAGCCCTCTCAACCAGCTCCAAGCCGGCGGCGAAGCCTGAAGTGCACCCTGTGGAAAATGAAGCTGTCGCCCCAGAGTTCACCAATCGGAACCCCCGGAACCTGGAGCTTCTATCTGTAGCCAGGAAAGAGCGGGGCTGGCGGACGGTGTGGCCCTCCCGTGAGTTCTGGCACAG GTTGCGAGTTATAAGGACTCAGCATCATGTAGAAGCACTTGTGGAGCATCAAAATGGCAAGGTTGTGGTTTCGGCATCCACTCGCGAATGGGCTATTAAAAAGCACCTTTATAGTACCAGAAATGTGGTGGCTTGTGAGAATATAGGACGAGTACTGGCACAGAGATGCTTAGAGGCGGGAATCAACTTCATGGTCTACCAACCAACCCCATGGGAGGCAGCCTCAGACTcg ATGAAACGACTACAAAGTGCCATGAGAGAAGGTGGTGTGGTTCTACGGGAACCTCAGAGAAtctatgaataa
- the PNLDC1 gene encoding poly(A)-specific ribonuclease PNLDC1, with amino-acid sequence MDVGADEFEESLPLLQELVQEADFVGLDIEFTGLRSNLSGPQQISLFDLPSEWYLKTRQSVQQFTICQIGLSVFSAIEGEANKYIAHSCNFFLFPTTFGILDSEFSFQASSVQFLNQYGFNYNKFLKNGIPYMNEEQEKKIRHDILTGNWRVRSSPDKDQIKAVIDKVTRWLDLAKEGDWMTLPGIAGFQAFEVQLVLRQALPDIWTVLKDEGVVVKKVSKQHRWYLQNTSCDRESCWKEKILLSARGFSVFFQMLVKAQKPLVGHNMMMDLLHLHEKFFRPLPESYNQFKQNIHSLFPVLIDTKNVTKDIWKEMNFPRVSNLSEVYEVLNSDLNPTKNSGPEIVHASRCEKYVKTKCPHEAAYDAFLCGSVLLKVAHLLLQKIHGIDPVPESSFPQYLDVLAPYVNQVNLIRAGVPKINFSGPDYPSIRPPILILSIKRWSGVSEQQVYHKFQNLCKFDVRRLTRSQFLLLTNKFKDARNVLKEYRGHPTLCISLYRYWRHSPDVNCVLQVCGIVTAWALLAFIFGRSGP; translated from the exons ATGGACGTGGGCGCCGACGAGTTCGAGGAGAGCCTCCCTCTGCTGCAGGAGCTCGTCCAGGAGGCGGACTTCGTGG GTCTGGACATAGAGTTCACGGGCCTTCGATCTAACCTGTCTGGACCCCAGCAGATCAG TCTTTTTGATTTGCCATCGGAGTGGTACCTAAAGACCCGTCAGAGCGTTCAGCAATTTACAATCTGTCAGATTG GATTGTCTGTGTTTTCCGCCattgaaggagaagcaaacaa GTATATAGCCCATTCGTGtaacttttttctcttccccACAACGTTTGGGATTTTGGACTCAGAATTCTCTTTCCAGGCTTCCAGTGTTCAGTTTTTGAATCAGTATGGCTTCAACTATAACAAG TTTCTCAAGAACGGAATCCCATATATGAATGAAGAACAGGAGAAGAAAATTCGACACGATATCCTGACTGGGAACTGGAGAGTTCGCAG CTCTCCAGATAAAGACCAAATCAAGGCGGTGATTGACAAAGTGACACGGTGGCTGGACCTGGCCAAGGAAGGTGACTGGATGACTCTTCCTGGGATCGCTG GCTTCCAGGCCTTTGAGGTCCAACTGGTGCTGAGGCAGGCCCTCCCCGACATCTGGACGGTGCTGAAAGATGAGGGG GTGGTAGTGAAGAAAGTGAGTAAACAACATCGTTGGTATCTTCAGAACACCTCTTGTGACCGAGAGAGCTGTTGGAAGGAAAAGATTCTTCTCTCTGCAAGgggtttttctgtctttttccaaATGCTGGTGAAAGCCCAGAAG CCCTTAGTGGGACATAATATGATGATGGACCTGCTGCACCTCCATGAGAAGTTCTTCAGACCCCTCCCAG AAAGCTACAATCAATTTAAGCAGAATATCCACAGCCTATTTCCTGTTCTCATTGATACCAAGAATGTAACAAAGGATATCTGGAAG GAGATGAATTTCCCGAGGGTGTCGAATCTTTCCGAAGTCTATGAAGTCCTGAACAG tgACTTGAATCCCACCAAGAATTCTGGACCAGAGATTGTTCACGCAAGCAGGTGTGAGAAATACG TTAAGACAAAGTGCCCCCACGAAGCTGCGTATGATGCCTTCCTCTGTGGGTCAG TTCTTTTGAAAGTGGCACACTTGCTTCTACAGAAGATACATGG cATCGACCCCGTGCCCGAGTCGTCCTTTCCTCAGTACCTCGACGTGCTGGCTCCTTACGTGAACCAAGTGAACCTCATCCGCGCGGGGGTCCCAAAGATC aatttttctgGTCCAGATTATCCCAGTATCCGACCTCCCATCCTCATCCTCAGCATCAAAAGGTGGTCCGGGGTCAGCGAGCAGCAAGTCTATCATAAGTTTCAGAATCTCTGCAAGTTTGATGTCAGGCGACTCACAAGAAGCCAGTTCTTACTCCTGACCAATAAGTTTAAGGA CGCGCGGAACGTCCTGAAGGAGTACCGGGGCCACCCGACCCTGTGCATCTCCCTGTACCGCTACTGGAGGCACTCCCCAGACGTCAACTGCGTGCTCCA